A single Candidatus Binataceae bacterium DNA region contains:
- the gmk gene encoding guanylate kinase — MARASHTSRPRRGILFILAAPSGAGKTTIWRGALKAIASLEFSVSLTTRGPREGEKPGFDYHFVSEEEFNRQLESGELAEHDRHFNAAYGTPRAPLDNAVREGRDILLDIDVEGARQIRARYADDAVAIFLLPPSPADLERRLRGRHTETEETIQPRLQRATREASEYPVYDYLIINYDVDQSIHELAAIVDAERLRTSRLRGKIAPWQS; from the coding sequence GTGGCCCGTGCAAGCCATACTTCGCGGCCCCGACGCGGTATACTCTTTATACTCGCTGCTCCTTCGGGGGCGGGAAAAACCACGATTTGGCGCGGCGCACTTAAGGCGATCGCCAGTCTTGAATTTTCGGTTTCACTCACCACCCGGGGGCCGCGCGAGGGAGAAAAGCCCGGCTTCGATTATCATTTCGTGAGCGAGGAAGAATTCAATCGCCAGCTTGAAAGTGGGGAACTAGCGGAACACGACCGCCATTTCAACGCGGCCTACGGCACGCCGCGCGCGCCTCTGGACAATGCGGTTCGCGAGGGACGTGACATTTTGCTCGACATCGACGTGGAAGGGGCGCGCCAAATCCGCGCGCGCTATGCGGACGATGCGGTGGCGATTTTCCTGCTGCCACCGAGCCCCGCCGATTTGGAGCGCCGGCTGCGTGGGCGCCACACCGAGACCGAGGAAACCATCCAACCCCGCCTCCAACGCGCGACCCGCGAGGCTAGTGAATACCCGGTCTACGACTACCTGATCATCAACTATGATGTCGACCAATCCATTCACGAGCTGGCGGCGATCGTTGATGCCGAGCGGCTCAGAACCTCGCGCCTTCGCGGGAAGATCGCGCCGTGGCAGAGCTAG
- a CDS encoding YicC/YloC family endoribonuclease, which translates to MRSMTGFGRALVERDGIQVTAEIRALNQRFFELKLNLPRSWGEYEADIRKLIQNRVARGRVELFVKAVSVRAPAARLQVNEKLANQYVEQLRRLGKRLHLNGNPGIEAILNRPEIFHVVEEERDAADAPQLGMVAIQRALKVLDIERQREGTSLKKDFSARVKKIRTAIPKIERLSEQTRTEIMKTFQARVRELLANLPVNEKRLYEEASSASQHGDISEEITRLKTHLDGLHGLLRREGPVGKSIEFLLQEINREVNTMGSKSQNAALSHLTVAVKAEAEKMREQVQNVE; encoded by the coding sequence ATGCGCAGTATGACCGGATTCGGCCGGGCGCTGGTCGAGCGCGACGGAATTCAGGTGACCGCGGAAATTCGCGCGCTCAATCAGCGGTTCTTCGAATTGAAGCTCAACCTGCCGCGCTCGTGGGGTGAGTACGAGGCGGACATTCGCAAGCTTATTCAAAACCGAGTCGCGCGCGGACGCGTCGAGTTGTTCGTGAAAGCCGTGTCCGTGCGTGCGCCCGCTGCGCGGCTGCAGGTCAACGAGAAGCTGGCCAATCAATACGTCGAGCAATTGCGGCGGCTAGGCAAGCGTCTGCACTTGAACGGTAACCCTGGAATCGAAGCGATCCTGAACCGGCCCGAGATCTTTCACGTGGTCGAAGAAGAGCGCGATGCAGCGGATGCGCCACAGCTGGGAATGGTGGCCATACAGCGGGCGCTGAAGGTCCTCGACATCGAACGCCAGCGGGAAGGCACCAGCCTCAAGAAGGACTTCTCCGCGCGAGTGAAGAAGATCAGGACCGCGATTCCGAAAATCGAGCGACTCTCCGAGCAGACCCGGACGGAAATCATGAAGACCTTTCAGGCCCGGGTGCGGGAGCTGCTCGCCAATCTTCCGGTGAACGAGAAACGCCTCTACGAGGAGGCATCCTCGGCTTCACAACACGGAGACATCAGTGAGGAAATCACCCGACTCAAGACCCATCTGGACGGACTCCACGGGCTCCTGCGCCGGGAAGGGCCGGTCGGAAAGTCGATCGAGTTTCTGTTGCAGGAGATCAATCGCGAAGTGAACACGATGGGCTCGAAGTCGCAGAACGCAGCGCTTTCGCATCTGACGGTGGCGGTGAAGGCGGAGGCGGAGAAGATGCGCGAGCAGGTGCAGAACGTCGAGTAG
- a CDS encoding glycosyltransferase family 4 protein, whose product MPDAKAYNDRERLAIDSTAMPLRVAGVDPEREFAGGQSQVLGLTRELLRMGHRAELICDPAGKLFERAASEGIRCHRLRLRNSVDLAGGMRLRSILAREGYDVVHFHTARAHAMAPFARGLARALIATRRMDYRPNRLFAPFLYSRAVDGVAAISDAVATALTSAGVPRERITVIPSGVDCEYFRPPSNEERIAARQALGLAAETIAVGTIGALEERKGHRHLLEAIAPAMGAVLCFIAGEGSLRSELERRAEVLGISTRTRFLGRIETSRDLLWALDIFVFPSLWEGLGVAALEAAASGVATVASNAGGIAEVVHDGETGVLVAPADARALRDAIARLASCAGERKALGEAARKRAVAQFAMGAMARRTMALYRACLGARKDRT is encoded by the coding sequence ATGCCTGACGCCAAGGCATATAACGACCGCGAGCGTCTCGCGATCGATTCGACCGCGATGCCGCTGCGCGTTGCGGGCGTCGATCCTGAGCGCGAGTTCGCCGGCGGGCAATCGCAAGTGCTCGGGCTCACCCGTGAGCTGCTGCGGATGGGGCATCGCGCCGAGCTGATCTGCGATCCGGCGGGAAAACTTTTCGAACGCGCCGCCTCCGAAGGCATTCGCTGCCACCGTCTGCGATTGCGCAACTCGGTGGACCTCGCCGGAGGGATGCGGCTCAGAAGCATCCTGGCCCGGGAGGGCTACGACGTCGTGCACTTTCATACCGCGCGCGCCCATGCGATGGCGCCCTTTGCCCGCGGTCTCGCACGCGCCCTGATCGCGACGCGCAGGATGGACTACCGGCCCAACCGGCTGTTTGCGCCGTTTCTGTACTCGCGCGCGGTCGATGGTGTGGCCGCGATTTCCGACGCCGTCGCGACTGCGCTGACTTCCGCGGGTGTTCCCCGCGAGCGCATCACGGTCATCCCGAGCGGCGTGGACTGCGAATATTTTCGCCCGCCATCGAACGAAGAGCGGATTGCGGCACGCCAGGCGCTGGGACTTGCGGCGGAGACCATTGCGGTGGGGACCATCGGGGCCCTGGAAGAGCGCAAAGGGCATCGACATTTGCTGGAAGCGATCGCGCCAGCTATGGGTGCGGTGTTGTGTTTCATAGCCGGCGAGGGTTCGTTGCGCTCGGAGCTGGAGCGACGAGCCGAGGTGCTGGGAATCTCGACGCGTACCCGGTTCCTGGGGAGAATCGAAACCTCTCGCGATCTGCTATGGGCACTGGATATCTTTGTGTTTCCGTCGCTCTGGGAAGGTTTGGGGGTCGCGGCGCTGGAAGCGGCGGCAAGTGGGGTGGCCACGGTTGCCAGCAATGCCGGGGGAATCGCAGAAGTGGTGCACGACGGCGAGACTGGGGTGCTGGTCGCACCTGCGGATGCCCGGGCACTGCGCGACGCGATCGCGCGGCTGGCTTCCTGCGCCGGTGAGCGAAAAGCGCTGGGCGAGGCGGCCAGAAAACGGGCCGTCGCTCAGTTTGCGATGGGCGCAATGGCGCGGCGTACAATGGCCCTTTATCGGGCATGTTTGGGGGCGAGGAAGGATCGAACCTAA
- a CDS encoding glycosyltransferase family 2 protein has translation METAKISVVIPVYNEVHTIGTVIDRVFNCGFDVEIIAVDDGSTDGSREFLQRLEDPRVRVFFHARNKGKGAALRLGFAAARNPYVFVQDADLEYDPRDYHEMIRPLLDGRADMVYGSRFLGGPHRVLFFWHYVGNRFITLLSNAISDLNLSDMETGMKGFARDKLMQLKLSADRFTIEPEITAKAARAKWRIFEVGISYSGRSYEEGKKIGWRDAITATFAILYYRFWD, from the coding sequence ATGGAGACCGCGAAGATCTCTGTAGTGATTCCCGTCTACAACGAGGTCCACACCATCGGCACGGTGATCGATCGCGTGTTCAACTGCGGTTTCGATGTGGAAATCATCGCGGTGGATGATGGCTCGACGGACGGCAGCCGGGAATTTCTCCAGCGCCTGGAGGATCCGCGAGTGCGCGTATTCTTTCATGCGCGGAACAAAGGCAAGGGCGCCGCGCTGCGGCTGGGCTTTGCCGCTGCCAGAAATCCCTACGTCTTCGTGCAGGACGCCGACCTCGAGTACGATCCGCGCGACTATCACGAAATGATTCGGCCCCTTCTCGACGGCCGCGCCGACATGGTTTACGGCTCGCGCTTTTTGGGTGGACCCCATCGGGTGCTGTTTTTCTGGCATTACGTCGGCAACCGGTTTATCACGCTGCTCTCGAATGCGATTAGCGATTTGAATCTGAGCGACATGGAGACCGGGATGAAGGGGTTCGCGCGCGACAAACTCATGCAGCTCAAGCTTTCCGCCGACCGATTCACCATCGAACCGGAAATTACTGCCAAGGCCGCACGCGCTAAATGGCGGATCTTCGAAGTGGGAATTTCCTACTCCGGCCGATCCTATGAAGAAGGCAAGAAAATCGGCTGGCGCGACGCGATCACAGCCACCTTTGCAATTTTGTACTACCGGTTCTGGGATTGA
- a CDS encoding lipopolysaccharide kinase InaA family protein, with protein sequence MAVPHGSQIADPLTTAQQNGWILTLAGTVAPQLRQSLIRLALDTTAGTAGKRVRHSLHADTSLVELGNQDLFVKIIRPRHGLKRLSRWVRGGAAEHVVAIAAALQRDGFRAPAPMLWGSELRGGREIIVTARARGILMPRFLREAGRDLKRKRSLLHALGAEIARLHLRGYLHGDLTPFNILSSRDEPDRFILLDHERTRRTWLSRFTRPRLRNLVQLGHSSLPGLTRTDRMRVWCAYAEVYHSTGRRRSEVRRLGRMIQQRLAKDLRKTAPPADRMVARADAEKVPWRPRRSL encoded by the coding sequence ATGGCCGTGCCCCATGGTTCACAAATAGCGGACCCTCTAACAACCGCGCAGCAAAACGGCTGGATACTCACGCTCGCGGGAACTGTTGCACCCCAATTACGCCAATCACTAATCAGGCTCGCCCTCGACACCACGGCCGGCACCGCAGGGAAGCGGGTGCGGCACTCGCTGCACGCCGACACCTCGCTGGTAGAACTTGGCAACCAGGATCTCTTCGTCAAGATAATTCGTCCCCGGCACGGTCTGAAACGGCTCAGCCGATGGGTCCGCGGCGGAGCGGCTGAGCACGTAGTCGCGATTGCCGCGGCTTTGCAGCGCGACGGGTTTCGAGCTCCAGCGCCTATGTTATGGGGCTCGGAGCTGCGTGGCGGTCGCGAAATCATCGTGACCGCGCGCGCGCGCGGTATTCTGATGCCGCGTTTTCTGCGCGAAGCAGGGCGCGACCTCAAGCGCAAACGTTCGCTCCTGCATGCCCTGGGCGCGGAGATCGCCCGCCTGCACCTTCGCGGCTACCTCCACGGGGATCTAACGCCCTTCAATATTCTTTCGAGCCGTGACGAACCCGACCGGTTTATCCTCCTGGATCACGAGCGAACCCGCCGAACCTGGCTCTCCCGTTTCACGCGGCCACGGCTCAGAAATCTGGTCCAACTTGGGCACTCTTCTTTGCCCGGGCTTACCCGCACAGATCGGATGCGCGTGTGGTGCGCCTACGCGGAGGTTTACCACAGTACCGGGCGGCGGCGCTCCGAGGTGCGCCGCCTGGGGCGAATGATTCAGCAGCGACTCGCGAAAGACTTGCGTAAGACCGCACCACCTGCGGATCGTATGGTTGCGCGCGCTGACGCAGAGAAGGTCCCATGGAGACCGCGAAGATCTCTGTAG
- a CDS encoding glycosyltransferase family 9 protein, giving the protein MGIAEETANPPRRVLIVLLGAIGDVVRALPLLGRIRLGWPDAHIAWAVEPKASPMVERHPWLDEVIVYDRRLAPWSFAPFLRAVRARQFDLVLDLQRHLKSGVTSFASGARERIGFAAANTKELNHLFSTRHIAPQPNMRLKLLQYQAFADSLGLPAAPIEFGLRASAQEQERARGLLRATPRPILGVILGSSWPSRLYFPESVAQVVLSLARPASGTAALFPVLLGGRAETGIAAEVMRLLGERPALNLAGQTTLRDLIAIFPQCAAAFGPDSGPMHIAAAVGCPVVSLWGSTAAERSAPWGCADFAISSDIRCHPCYLRDCPIGRECMRRIEPERVAATIRRAISAYPAGIRTLGVLAPDRLGGSL; this is encoded by the coding sequence ATGGGCATCGCTGAGGAGACCGCCAACCCGCCACGCCGCGTTCTGATCGTTCTGCTGGGCGCGATCGGCGATGTGGTGCGGGCGCTCCCGCTGCTCGGCAGAATCCGCCTGGGATGGCCCGACGCGCATATCGCGTGGGCGGTCGAGCCCAAGGCGAGTCCGATGGTTGAGCGCCATCCGTGGCTCGACGAGGTGATCGTGTACGATCGCAGGCTGGCGCCGTGGTCCTTCGCGCCCTTCCTGCGTGCGGTGCGCGCACGCCAATTCGACCTGGTGCTCGATCTGCAGCGACATCTGAAGAGCGGCGTCACGTCATTCGCGTCTGGCGCCCGCGAGCGCATAGGCTTCGCTGCGGCGAATACCAAGGAGTTGAACCATCTGTTTTCCACCCGCCACATCGCGCCGCAACCGAACATGCGCTTGAAGCTGCTGCAATACCAGGCGTTCGCCGATTCGCTCGGGCTGCCGGCGGCGCCGATCGAATTCGGGCTGCGCGCATCAGCGCAAGAACAGGAACGTGCGCGAGGTCTGCTGCGCGCCACTCCCAGGCCCATCCTGGGAGTCATCCTGGGGTCGTCGTGGCCGAGCCGCCTTTATTTTCCGGAGTCCGTAGCACAAGTGGTTCTTTCGCTCGCACGCCCGGCCAGCGGAACGGCAGCGCTGTTCCCGGTGCTGCTCGGCGGCCGCGCCGAGACCGGAATCGCCGCCGAGGTGATGCGCTTGCTGGGTGAGCGGCCCGCGCTAAACCTCGCCGGGCAAACCACGCTGCGCGACCTGATCGCGATATTTCCGCAATGCGCGGCCGCGTTTGGCCCTGATTCAGGACCGATGCACATCGCAGCCGCGGTCGGATGTCCGGTAGTTTCGCTGTGGGGCTCGACCGCGGCGGAACGTTCCGCGCCCTGGGGTTGTGCAGATTTCGCGATCTCAAGTGACATCCGCTGTCATCCGTGTTACCTGCGCGACTGTCCGATCGGCCGCGAGTGCATGCGACGCATCGAACCTGAAAGGGTTGCGGCGACAATCCGCCGCGCGATCAGCGCCTACCCCGCCGGCATTAGGACCCTAGGTGTGTTGGCACCAGACCGCTTAGGTGGCTCGCTATGA